One region of Papaver somniferum cultivar HN1 unplaced genomic scaffold, ASM357369v1 unplaced-scaffold_131, whole genome shotgun sequence genomic DNA includes:
- the LOC113332368 gene encoding rRNA biogenesis protein RRP5-like, with protein sequence MDRAWPGIGEEALKGSIENKIHGQDGDGTKIVDGKLYPENMVITSKFSLYFRDNVGMRKFGSWRRSTRRSGSVRACILGFRHLEGLTLNILEASAFEGSVFTHLDVKPGMVVKGKVNSVGDFGAYVQLSTGVKEFCPLTHMS encoded by the exons ATGGATAGAGCCTGGCCTGGTATTGGAGAAGAAGCTCTGAAAGGTAGCATTGAGAATAAGATTCATGG GCAAGATGGTGATGGAACAAAGATCGTTGATGGGAAATTGTATCCAGAAAATATGGTGATAACTTCAAAGTTCTCCTTATATTTTCGTGATAATGTTGGT ATGAGAAAGTTCGGAAGCTGGAGAAGAAGTACAAGGAGGTCGGGTTCTGTTCGTGCTTGCATTCTAGGATTTAGGCACTTGGAAGGACTCACATTAAATATCTTGGAG GCTAGTGCTTTTGAGGGATCAGTTTTCACTCACTTAGATGTCAAACCAGGTATGGTTGTCAAGGGGAAGGTAAACTCTGTCGGGGACTTTGGTGCTTATGTGCAGCTATCAACTGGTGTGAAGGAATTTTGTCCTCTTACACACATGTCATAA